One part of the Dyadobacter sp. 676 genome encodes these proteins:
- a CDS encoding AraC family transcriptional regulator — translation MKEPGNLSDSVWQVSLPYISHSKTVVAHRHYCYKVAVSLDHQIECAVHGCVHAAMKGFVVNSNAAHQCSSPDGPVLNNLIEPRSPWGQKIREIMGEKEFVRFEEILDVSRLDPILPKNHQALDSSELIPHINTLMASITGAGARETALVDPRASRIVAFIAENLTRDITQRDIVDLTCLSFSRTRHLFAEAVGIPLSRYILWQRLRATLKTVIETGEPVSKVCRDYRFTDISHFHKTFKGIFGLNPSTFLLECRLIL, via the coding sequence ATGAAAGAACCTGGTAATTTGTCCGATAGTGTATGGCAGGTGAGCCTGCCGTATATCTCGCACAGCAAAACAGTTGTGGCTCACAGGCATTATTGTTACAAAGTAGCGGTGAGCCTCGATCACCAGATCGAATGCGCCGTACACGGATGTGTCCATGCGGCCATGAAAGGGTTTGTCGTCAATAGCAATGCCGCTCACCAGTGCTCCTCGCCGGATGGCCCGGTACTCAACAATCTGATCGAACCGCGGAGCCCATGGGGGCAGAAGATCCGGGAAATTATGGGAGAAAAAGAGTTTGTTCGTTTCGAGGAAATTCTGGATGTGAGCCGGCTCGACCCGATCCTGCCCAAAAACCATCAGGCTTTGGATAGCAGCGAGCTTATTCCGCACATCAACACGCTGATGGCCTCCATAACCGGCGCCGGCGCACGCGAGACGGCGCTTGTTGACCCGAGGGCCAGCCGGATCGTGGCTTTCATCGCCGAAAACCTAACACGCGACATCACCCAGCGGGATATAGTGGACCTTACCTGCCTTTCGTTCAGCCGGACGAGGCATTTGTTTGCCGAGGCGGTGGGGATACCGTTGTCGCGGTATATCCTCTGGCAAAGGCTCCGGGCTACGCTTAAAACGGTGATCGAAACCGGCGAGCCCGTTTCGAAAGTTTGCAGGGACTATCGTTTTACCGACATTTCGCATTTCCACAAAACCTTTAAAGGGATTTTCGGGCTAAACCCCTCCACATTCCTGCTCGAATGCCGGCTGATATTGTAA